The Caldicellulosiruptor obsidiansis OB47 genome segment TTACTTCAAAAACGTTTTTTCATATATTTCTATATATATAAATATGTAATCTTTTGCAAAAAATCTGAGACTGTCTAAAATAATCAATAAAAAATTTTGTAGAAAACTTGAGATTGAGCCCGAAAGATCTGCTTGGAAATTGTTTATGGATATTCTGATTATATTATATCTATCTTATATGAAACATCTGACAAAACATTTCCAAAAGTTCTTTTGATGCAAAAATTTCAATTTTGCCAAAATATTCTATTCTACCGTCAATAACATGCTGCTTTTTTAAATCTTTGGTTATTAAAAAGAAGAACCTCTGGTCTTCAGGATATTTGCCAAATCTCTTGTAGTAGATGTCAAGAAGCTGTTGTCGAAGAGTTTCGGAAAAAATCTCTGGTTCCTTTTCATATTCTATGCACCTTCCTTCTTTTTGAGCATATACACCGCTGAGCAAAGTTCCTTTTGATTTTACCTCCACTTTCCTGGATGAAATACTCTTTAAACAGATTCCTTTAAATAAGCTGTTCAAGACTTCATAAATTTTAAATATATTTTGAGTAACAAGCTCAACAAAAGGCGTTGCAAGGTATATTCTGAAATTCTCAAATACCCAAACACCATCTTCTACTTCTCTTTTGTTTCTGGTTCTCACAGTCGTTATTGTGAACAGTTCTGTAGAAAGTAGCTTTCTTATTACATGAAAAAGTTCATTATAATAAGAGGATGGAAGAAAAACTCCATCCTCTTTTGCAAAAAAATTGAAAACAAAATAATGCGCCATACTCTACACAACCTTTAAATATTTTTAAGTATTTCTTAACCTATTGTCACCTTTATCCAGCCGGGGATTGTTGCAATCTCGCCATTTTTGAAGATAATTCTTCTTGTTTTTGGAAAAAGTTCAGGATAAATTTTTGAGCTACTATCAACAACTTTTAGTTTTGAAAAGCTCTCTTTTTTAAAATACATTCCAACTGTCTTTGAACAATACCCTGTCGAAAATCCTAATTGAATCAAAAACTGATTTGGAGCAAGTTTTTTCAAAATGTCCATTAACTTTTCATATTCTTTAACAATTTGTATTAGTTTATAATTTCTATAAAACTCTATCTCTTTCGATATATACCTTTCTGTTGCACTATTTATTACCTTTGTCAAGAATTCTACACTGTCTTTGTAGCCGCTAACTCCATCAAATTTGTCTTTCAAACCAGATGTTACTGCACTGCCAAAAACAAATTTATCTTCAATCTTCATTGTGCCTTTTAAAGAAGTTTTTGGACTAATCCCTTCTGCAACAATTGAAAGACCACTTTGTGGGTCATCAAAATTGCCCTGTCTGTGGTACCATTTGACTTTGCCATCGCAGATATTCATTACCTTTATCTCATAGCCAAACATTTTTTCATATGACA includes the following:
- the csm5 gene encoding type III-A CRISPR-associated RAMP protein Csm5, translated to MGSRIYEVEVLTPVVIGGQDKLQSFEFIKEGDFLRVINFDKLFEMSFTKEGLIDTITKALETNPKGFKLSDVIEKYAIDIERCTRYRIKLDGVKNLQNEVVAFIKSAGRAYIPGSSLKGAVRSFITKALKDPLLKKYEEALDFAYEKNLKEKNPRNKIDPKEVDDKPEESIFSQPYFSPFKFLQISDTDFVSYEKMFGYEIKVMNICDGKVKWYHRQGNFDDPQSGLSIVAEGISPKTSLKGTMKIEDKFVFGSAVTSGLKDKFDGVSGYKDSVEFLTKVINSATERYISKEIEFYRNYKLIQIVKEYEKLMDILKKLAPNQFLIQLGFSTGYCSKTVGMYFKKESFSKLKVVDSSSKIYPELFPKTRRIIFKNGEIATIPGWIKVTIG